A portion of the Leptospira licerasiae serovar Varillal str. VAR 010 genome contains these proteins:
- a CDS encoding AAA family ATPase, translating to MSEERNKPETYLLSKELEEAVQVAEITARPLLLKGEPGTGKSLLADYLSFKTKKKLYSWHVKSTSLAKEGLYFYDAVSRLNDSRFTEDKEKVRNIENYIRLGALGEAFSASEPSVVLIDEIDKADIEFPNDLLLELDRMEFVIQETGRKIKSINRPLTLITSNNEKELPAAFLRRCIFHYIDFPEPAFMADIVASHFPKIESSLLKRALESFYVIRTMDDMKKKPGTSELLDWIQILIHMGAKLPEDGRIPYIGALVKNEEDLKLFR from the coding sequence ATGTCGGAAGAAAGAAATAAACCCGAAACATACTTACTCTCTAAAGAATTAGAAGAAGCGGTCCAAGTCGCCGAGATCACCGCTAGGCCTTTGTTGCTAAAGGGAGAACCCGGAACAGGAAAATCTCTTTTAGCTGATTATCTTTCCTTCAAGACTAAAAAAAAGCTCTACTCATGGCATGTAAAATCCACCTCGCTCGCAAAAGAAGGATTATATTTTTATGATGCAGTTTCTAGGCTAAACGATTCAAGATTTACGGAAGACAAGGAAAAGGTCCGTAATATCGAGAATTATATCCGTCTGGGCGCTTTAGGAGAAGCCTTCTCTGCGAGTGAACCTTCTGTAGTATTGATTGATGAGATCGATAAAGCGGATATAGAATTCCCGAACGATCTACTTTTGGAATTGGACAGAATGGAATTCGTGATTCAAGAAACCGGTCGTAAGATCAAATCGATCAATCGACCTTTAACTCTTATCACTTCGAATAATGAAAAAGAGCTTCCCGCCGCGTTTTTAAGAAGATGTATCTTTCATTATATAGATTTTCCGGAACCTGCTTTTATGGCGGATATCGTAGCTTCTCATTTTCCTAAAATTGAGTCCTCACTTTTAAAAAGGGCGCTCGAGTCCTTCTATGTGATCCGCACCATGGATGATATGAAAAAAAAGCCGGGCACTAGCGAACTACTAGATTGGATCCAAATTCTAATCCATATGGGGGCCAAACTTCCAGAAGACGGAAGGATCCCTTATATAGGCGCTCTTGTAAAGAATGAAGAGGATCTGAAATTATTCAGATAA
- a CDS encoding TldD/PmbA family protein, translated as MDLEQAAGFVLEEGKRYGIDSFDLIATDSEDIGIEVFKGRIVSTETSRSRGVGIRVLNNSRPGYSYSERFSKEALSQMVRDAMDQTEITDPLDMELPGPKPLPEVDLKHYNPALEKLDFAWMRELGLTLDNASWESDKRVENVPHVGVGKSSTQSLIANSKGVFVKKDSNVAYLGTGLVVAEGDAKKMGSYYRSGRDISQFDPSYIAKEAAHRGTELLGAKPLPSGVYTIILGNRISPQIFGMFSSPYFADAVQKGSSRLVGKLGNEVASPLLSIYCEAHTPDYPGSRLVDAEGIPTSARTKVLENGVLKSYLYNLESAKKDNVSPTGHGVRSYSGRAGTSFSNMIVPFGTKSLEELLSSDSHCILVTKLEGGAGCSAVSGEISIGIQGIYYKNGKPEHAVDRITMNTNYFDLLHKIQGISNEYSDSYSSIKVPDILISEIHVAG; from the coding sequence ATGGATTTAGAGCAAGCAGCCGGATTCGTATTGGAAGAAGGAAAACGTTACGGGATCGATTCTTTCGACCTGATCGCTACCGACTCGGAAGATATCGGTATCGAAGTTTTTAAAGGAAGGATAGTTTCTACGGAAACTTCTCGTTCAAGAGGAGTGGGTATTAGAGTTCTGAACAATTCCCGCCCAGGATATTCATATAGCGAACGTTTTAGTAAAGAAGCTCTTTCCCAAATGGTAAGAGATGCAATGGACCAGACGGAGATCACAGATCCATTGGATATGGAACTTCCGGGACCGAAACCCTTGCCGGAAGTGGATCTAAAACATTATAATCCTGCATTAGAAAAATTAGATTTTGCTTGGATGAGGGAGCTTGGACTCACATTAGATAACGCTTCTTGGGAATCGGACAAAAGAGTGGAAAATGTTCCACATGTAGGAGTGGGAAAAAGTTCCACCCAAAGTCTGATCGCGAACTCTAAAGGTGTATTCGTTAAAAAAGATTCCAATGTTGCCTATCTCGGAACGGGGTTAGTCGTAGCGGAAGGTGATGCAAAAAAGATGGGAAGTTACTATCGTTCCGGTAGGGATATTTCCCAATTTGATCCATCTTATATCGCCAAAGAAGCCGCACATAGAGGAACGGAACTTTTAGGAGCGAAACCTCTTCCGAGCGGAGTATATACTATCATTTTGGGAAATCGTATCAGCCCACAGATTTTCGGGATGTTCTCTTCTCCCTATTTTGCGGACGCAGTCCAAAAAGGTTCTTCCCGTCTTGTAGGAAAACTGGGGAACGAAGTCGCTTCTCCTTTATTAAGTATTTATTGTGAGGCTCATACTCCGGATTATCCAGGTTCTCGCTTAGTGGATGCCGAAGGAATTCCTACATCCGCGCGTACAAAGGTTTTAGAAAACGGGGTTCTTAAATCTTATCTTTATAATTTAGAATCGGCTAAAAAAGATAATGTATCTCCTACCGGCCACGGAGTTCGTTCCTATTCAGGAAGAGCAGGAACTTCTTTCTCCAATATGATCGTTCCATTCGGAACTAAGAGTTTGGAGGAGCTTTTATCTTCCGACTCTCATTGTATTTTGGTGACTAAGTTGGAAGGTGGAGCCGGTTGCAGCGCAGTTTCTGGCGAAATTTCTATCGGGATCCAGGGGATTTATTATAAGAATGGGAAACCGGAACATGCAGTGGATCGTATCACGATGAACACGAATTATTTCGATCTACTCCACAAGATCCAAGGTATTTCCAACGAATATTCTGACAGTTATTCCTCTATCAAGGTCCCCGATATTTTGATCTCAGAAATTCACGTAGCAGGTTGA
- a CDS encoding TldD/PmbA family protein: MNQSNIETLIDAGKKRKADFVEIYEEESRNSSISLRDQKIEQSLAATDYGIGIRLVYGTDVLYAYTSNDDQQHLLSLIHLLADSRGEAANNSGTFTLPGDVSKYSFSKNIHDPRKVPPFRRLELLQTADQVARKVSSKIIQVGVSASDIVTNVLIANSEGLWVEDLRVRSRFFLSVTAENQGERFVASESPGALKGFEFFEGLPVEDIARKAGERALFMLDAGYIEGKKMPVVMGNGFGGVIFHEACGHPLETEAIRKKSSPFVGKLGQSIAQSCLTAYDDGTIEEQYGSLNVDDEGMPTQKTLLIENGILKAYLADRIGSMETGSPRTGSGRRESYQYAPVSRMRNTYIEAGKDSLDDMFASVDFGLYAKRMGGGSVNPATGEFNFAVEEGYVIRNGKISEPVRGATLIGKGHEILPKISMVGKDLELAAGTCGASSGSIPVTVGQPSLKVDEILVGGR; encoded by the coding sequence ATGAATCAATCCAATATAGAGACCCTGATCGACGCGGGTAAAAAAAGAAAAGCGGACTTTGTGGAAATTTATGAAGAAGAATCCAGAAATTCTTCCATCTCACTCAGAGACCAAAAAATAGAACAATCACTTGCAGCTACCGATTACGGGATCGGGATCAGATTGGTATACGGGACAGATGTCTTATACGCGTATACAAGCAATGACGACCAACAACATTTACTTTCTTTAATACACCTTTTAGCGGATTCCAGGGGAGAAGCTGCAAATAACTCCGGAACGTTTACGCTTCCTGGAGATGTATCCAAATATTCTTTTTCTAAAAATATTCACGATCCTAGAAAAGTTCCTCCTTTTAGAAGATTGGAACTCCTACAAACTGCGGACCAAGTCGCTAGAAAAGTTTCTTCTAAGATCATACAAGTAGGAGTAAGTGCGTCCGATATAGTAACGAACGTTCTGATCGCAAACTCGGAAGGCCTTTGGGTGGAAGACCTAAGAGTGAGAAGTAGATTTTTTCTTTCAGTGACTGCCGAAAATCAAGGTGAGAGATTTGTAGCGAGTGAATCGCCTGGAGCTCTAAAAGGATTCGAATTTTTCGAAGGATTACCTGTAGAAGATATCGCAAGGAAGGCGGGAGAAAGGGCGCTCTTCATGCTGGATGCTGGTTATATAGAAGGTAAAAAAATGCCTGTGGTCATGGGCAACGGTTTTGGCGGAGTAATTTTTCATGAGGCTTGCGGTCATCCTTTGGAGACAGAGGCTATCCGTAAAAAATCTTCCCCGTTTGTAGGAAAACTAGGCCAGTCGATCGCACAATCCTGTCTGACCGCCTATGATGACGGAACGATCGAAGAACAGTATGGCTCTTTGAATGTAGACGACGAGGGAATGCCTACACAAAAAACGCTTCTGATAGAGAACGGAATTTTAAAAGCGTATCTTGCCGATAGGATCGGATCTATGGAAACAGGATCCCCTCGGACCGGGAGCGGAAGAAGGGAATCTTATCAATATGCACCCGTCTCTAGAATGAGAAACACTTATATAGAAGCAGGAAAAGATTCACTGGATGATATGTTTGCATCCGTAGACTTCGGACTGTACGCAAAAAGAATGGGCGGAGGTTCGGTAAACCCGGCGACCGGAGAATTCAATTTCGCTGTGGAAGAAGGTTACGTAATCCGAAACGGAAAGATCTCCGAGCCTGTAAGAGGAGCCACTCTAATAGGAAAAGGTCATGAAATTCTTCCTAAAATTTCTATGGTAGGAAAAGACTTGGAATTGGCCGCAGGAACTTGTGGCGCTTCGTCGGGATCCATTCCTGTTACTGTTGGACAACCGTCCCTAAAAGTGGATGAGATCCTAGTGGGGGGAAGATAA
- a CDS encoding HIT family protein, whose translation MAQKTLVVSPECPICSVLRGTKIPGLIHQNSSFIIRHAPEDKKIPGYLYIEPISHREKYSDWDPKEFKDLGETLQFATEWIQKKFSPPKIYTVLIAEKVAHMHFHLVPRYEDIKGPEYIRFALEGLASAPVGIPFPKFE comes from the coding sequence ATGGCCCAAAAGACCTTAGTTGTTTCTCCGGAATGCCCTATTTGTTCCGTGCTGCGTGGGACAAAGATCCCAGGTCTAATCCATCAAAACTCTTCTTTTATCATCCGCCACGCGCCCGAAGATAAAAAAATCCCAGGCTATCTATACATAGAACCGATTTCGCATAGAGAAAAATATTCAGACTGGGACCCTAAGGAATTCAAGGACTTAGGAGAAACGCTACAATTCGCTACGGAATGGATCCAAAAGAAGTTTTCACCTCCCAAAATTTATACAGTTTTAATCGCTGAAAAAGTGGCACATATGCATTTTCATTTGGTTCCAAGATACGAAGATATTAAAGGACCAGAGTATATTCGATTTGCGTTAGAAGGTTTGGCCTCGGCTCCGGTCGGCATACCTTTCCCTAAATTCGAGTGA
- the recA gene encoding recombinase RecA, producing the protein MKKQKEEAQGLDDSKRQAIDQAMTQIEKQFGKGSIMRLGSASASVVAPVIPTGSLDLDIALGIGGYPLGRIVEIYGPESSGKTTLTLSAIAECQKRGGVAAFIDAEHALDPAYAKKLGVNLEELLVSQPDNGEEALEICESLVRSNAIDIVVLDSVAALVPKAEIEGDMGDSHMGLQARLMSQALRKLTGTISKSKTVVIFINQIRMKIGVMFGSPETTTGGNALKFYSTIRLDIRKIETLKEKEEATGNRVRVKVVKNKMAPPFRQAEFDIIFNTGISRESSLVDLGVKHDIISKSGAWYSYNTEKIGQGKEAAKEYLKSNPEIAFQVENMVRDLNGLPPLAPDGKLPPAQPSEEVQKAAG; encoded by the coding sequence ATGAAAAAGCAAAAAGAAGAAGCACAGGGTTTGGATGATTCCAAGCGCCAGGCCATAGACCAGGCAATGACCCAAATCGAAAAACAATTCGGTAAGGGTTCCATAATGAGATTGGGATCGGCCTCAGCAAGTGTGGTTGCCCCTGTCATTCCAACCGGGTCCTTGGACCTGGATATCGCCCTCGGTATCGGCGGCTATCCATTAGGACGAATTGTAGAGATCTACGGTCCGGAGTCCTCCGGTAAAACGACCCTAACCCTTTCTGCAATTGCAGAATGCCAAAAAAGAGGCGGAGTGGCGGCCTTTATAGATGCAGAACATGCACTGGACCCTGCTTATGCAAAAAAGTTGGGAGTCAATCTGGAGGAACTATTAGTTTCTCAACCGGACAACGGAGAAGAAGCATTAGAAATTTGTGAATCTCTAGTTCGAAGTAACGCAATCGATATAGTAGTTTTAGACTCGGTTGCAGCATTGGTCCCTAAAGCGGAGATCGAAGGTGATATGGGAGATTCTCATATGGGTTTGCAAGCAAGACTTATGTCCCAAGCGCTTCGTAAACTGACCGGGACTATTTCTAAGTCCAAGACTGTAGTTATCTTCATCAACCAGATCCGTATGAAGATCGGTGTTATGTTCGGTTCTCCCGAAACCACTACAGGTGGAAACGCATTAAAGTTTTATAGTACGATTCGTTTGGATATCCGTAAGATTGAAACTCTAAAGGAGAAGGAAGAAGCCACCGGGAACAGAGTGCGTGTAAAAGTTGTAAAAAACAAAATGGCACCACCTTTCCGTCAGGCGGAATTCGACATAATCTTTAACACAGGAATCAGCCGAGAAAGTTCTCTCGTTGACTTAGGGGTAAAACACGACATTATTAGCAAATCCGGCGCCTGGTATTCCTATAATACGGAAAAGATAGGCCAAGGAAAAGAAGCGGCTAAAGAATATCTGAAATCAAATCCAGAGATCGCCTTCCAAGTAGAAAATATGGTAAGAGATCTGAACGGATTACCCCCTTTAGCACCTGACGGCAAACTTCCACCTGCTCAGCCGTCGGAAGAAGTCCAAAAAGCAGCAGGCTAA